AGTCCATAAATTAATCCAGACTTAGTGACCACTGGAGCCTTAGCAATATCTTCGCCTAGCTCTTTGACTAGGTTCAGTTCTTTATCTGCCATGATGTCTTGCTTGGGTTGTTTAAAATATCAGTTTGTATACTGTATACAGTTATTCAAAAAATTTCCGCTAGAATCACTACAAAATCAGAAATCAAAAAAAAGCGGCGCTTCGAGCCGCTTTTTGGGTTTACATAAATCTTGCACCTAATCTCCGAATTACATGAACAGACTCGTACCAGAGATGTTCTGGGGTAACTCCAAAAGCAACTTTCGCCAAAATAAGCGCGATCGCAACAATCAAAAATGGGACTAAAAGCGATTTTGCAACTTTCTGTAAAGAGGCAAATATGATCATCGAAGCAACGATCGCCGCCACTAATAACAGCCAATCATTTAACCGACCAGACAGCAGTCCATCCATGACTACTCCTTTGCCTCAGTAGCTTTCATCTTAGCTTTAATTTTTTCGACGATTGATTCTGCCGATGGTGCTAAAGGAGACTTATCCTTTCCCATTTTCATGCCAGCAGTAATTTTATCGCCGATTTCTTCAGCCGTAGGAATAAACAGTTGCTTATTTTTTAAGAATAATTGTTTCTTCTGAGCAGGAGTGAGCGTTGCAAAAATATCTTTTTTAGGAATAGCTTTGAATACTGCACTCAACTTAGTCTTTTGGGCTGGAGTTAGAGTTACAGCCTTAAAAGCCTTGCGAAAACTAGTTCCTGCGGCAACCTTAGTTGCAAATTCTGCTTGCTGCTCTGGAGTTAAAACGCTCTCAATTTGAGGTATTATTTCCGTTTCTAGTTTAGTTAGCAAATTTGTTGCTTCATCAGTAGGTTTTGGTGCAGCAACTTCTGCTACTGGCGCAGCAGTTTCAGGCGTAGCGGCTTCTGTTACGGTTGCAGTAGGTTCAGGTGCGACAATTTCAGGTGCAGTTACTTCGGGGGCAGCAACAGGTTCCGCAACATTAATGTCTGACGCAGCTAACAAAGCTCCAGACAATGAGCTTGACTGAACTTGAGAAGCATTGCCAGTGAGTAATCCCACAAAAATTATGGCGCTGACAAAAAATGAGAGTAAACGTTGTTTCATTGCTTTTCCTGAAAGATTTTAGAGGAGCAAATAAGCATTACTTGGTAATGCTTATTTGTTATTTAAGTGATCGGTGTACGACCATGTTCGACATAGGCAGCGATCGCCAAAATCGAGATAATGATCAAAGGTAGAGACAAGCTCCACCAAGACTCAGATACTAAGACAAAGCAAGCAGCCAGCAATCCACCAAGGGCAAAACCTGCAATCGTCGGTACAAATCGACCGATCCGTTCTAAAGACTCACTTGCTTCTATCTGGGTTAATTCTGTTTGGACACTTGCAAACTTAGCGATGAAAAACTGCACAACATCAATTGTGAGTTGTGTAGTATTTCCAGTCATTACTGTTGTCGGAATGTAGCTTTTGAATACTCCTTTTGCTTCCTTCATCAATGCATTTTGAATCGCCATTGCGATTACGCCAGATATACCAATGGGTAGGATCAAATCTTCTTGTACATCAAATAGAAGATCGGGCGAAAGAGTCATTCCCATGGCTAGGAAAACGGCTAAAGCGATCGCTTCCGCAGTGAGCAAGACTCCAAAAACGCACCATTGCTGGCGACGAGAAAAACGAGCTAGCAGAGAAGTCAAAGCGACAGTTAGCACAAATGTGGGCAACATCAACAAGCGAGTAATCGTTGTCTCAGTGTCAGCACTCACAAATGAAGACCCCGCTAAGGCAATGTTGCCAGTCACATGGGCTGTAAATAGTCCAAACAAAATAATGAATGCAGAAGTATCAACAAACCCAGCTACCCAACTTAATAGAAATCCTGCTGGCCCATCACTGATTAAGTAAGCACTGAGATTAAACTTGAATTGCGATCGGGGAATTGCTGAAGTCATTTTCTTGTCTTGAATTAGATCTGATCCCAATTCTCAAAATGGCATTGCCACTTTGAGAATTCAAAAACCTTGATGGGTTAAATTTGCAATTCTCATAAGTTTAACTACACTTTAGAGAATTGGTATTAATAGATTGTTGTCAAGTGTTAGGTGATTTCCACAAAACAACTTCCCAAGTAGGAGATAGGTAGGGTGGGCGTTGCCTACTTTCCTAATGTCTAAGTTGGGAAAACTTTTTAGTGGAAATCACATTAGGACAGGCTTACGAATTGCTTCAATACCTAAACTTACTTGAGAGAATCTAAACATTAAGGACTAACAACTTCGCCAGTAGGTACACTTTCTACTGCTGGCTCAGTTGGCGTTTTGGCAGCATCGGATTCAGGCGCTGCTTTTTCTTTCTCTTCGGCTGCTTCCTCGGCTGCCGCTTTTTCCGCTTCTTTAGCTTTTTTGGCTTCTAGCTTAGCTGCCTCTTTAGCTTTTTTGGCTTCTAGTTTGGCTGCTTTTTTAGCCGCCTTTTCCGCAGCTTTAGCTTCTTCTGCCTTAGCTTCTTCCGCTTCCTTTAGCTTTTTGGCTTCAAGTTTAGCGGCGGCTTTGGCTTTTTTTGCTTCTGCCTTTGCAGCGGCTTTGGCTTCAGGGGTTTCGACGGCTGCTTCAGGCTCTACAGCCGCATCTGCGATTAGGCTAGAAAAAATTGCACCATTTTCAGTCGCTTTTACAGAAAAGATCGCGCTATCAAAATTGGCTGTTACCTCTGCTTGTGCATGAACGGGATTTCCCAAAAACACACTCAACATCAGTGCTAGCGATAAACACAGACTACTCAATCTAGTAATTAATTCGGGACTAGGCAATTTAATCATGGTGATGAATTTGTTCTTAAGCATACTTTTATTCCACTAATTTTTAACTGCCAAAATCAACTAATAAACTCAATCTAAAATTAGCGATCGCGCTACTTGCTTATCACTATAAATTTCTTTAAAAGGTGTCAGCAAATAATTGATTGAGCAAGTAATTTTATGGCTAAAGCAAATTTAGTGGTAATGATTTAGTTTGATCTTCAAGATACATTACAACAGGATATTCGCAGAATAATGGTATTCTAAATTACTTTTTTTGTTAAATTGATATAGGGCTATTATTTATTTTGATTTCTTTAGTCCTTCTAGATACAACATTTTTAGAGATTATTACTATTAGTAAGCCTCTAGGTTTTCTTGTTAATATTTATTGCAATGTATTCGATTGATATTTGAATATTTATATCTCCCATACTAAATATATTTAATCTTTAAATATGGAATATTCCTAAAACTGTGCACCTGTAAATTTGGAAAAATAGAAGCAATTACAAATTCATAAATTTAAAGGTTGACAACAAAGTTATAGCTGACTTGGAGTAATTAAAATTACGGGTCAAAACCTATGCTTTTTGTGGGTTTTGCTAGCAATTTTTTAGGATTTATGTTTAATTGCGCTAGCATCCTTGTCAAAATTTTGTTGATATCCTTGGATATTGATAAGTGAGCTGGATTTGGGCTTCGCCTTTTGCAATTGCAACGATAATTCCTTGATCTTCATTGAGTTGGTATGACTTACAACAATTCACGAAGGTGTTGGCACATTCTTGTGAATTGAAAATTAGACCTAGTTTAGACCCAGCAAGGTTTTTAAAAGCGCAAAATGGCTATGCCATTTTGTGCTTTGATGCTACTTACCAAAACTATGTATACAGTATACACAAAATATTGACGCGATAATATTTATCCCAAAAACAAAGTTGATGCTGAGCATAGCTTTTGTTTTAAATAACTGATGTTACGTGGAAGGAATGCCTGAAATCCTGAAAATCAATGGCTGGCGCGAGGGCATTATCCTAGCTGTAACTTCCTCATCTTCACAGTAAAAGAGATGCGGGTACATTTTGGGCAGACATTAAACCGATCGCATTACTCCAATTCGTCGCATAACGACTTATATTTTTACCCCAAAGAATCCCTTCGAGATTTGCGCCTTCGAGATTTACGTTACTCATATTGGCATCGCGTAAATCTGCGCCACTAAGATCGGCATTCTGGAGATTTGCGCCACTGAGGTCAGCACCACTAAAATCAGTATTCTGCAACTGCGATCGCTCTAAATTTGTAGAATATAGCTTTGCACCCCAAAAAGTCGCATTATTCAAATTAGCCCCTTTTAAGTTTGCTTTCCAAAATATGGCATGACTAGCATTAATATTTTGGAAATTTGCACCTTGGAGATTAGCACTATTGAAATTTGCAGAGATCGCATTAGCTCTTTCTAAGTTGGCATAACTGAGATCGGCGAAGCTAAAAATAGCACTATAAAGATTTGCCTCGCTAAAATTTATTTTAATTAGAGAACCTGTGGCGATCGCACCATTTAAACTTGCTTTAGTTAAATTTGCATATTCTAATCTCGCCTCAATTAAATTAGCATGATACAAATCTGCACCTTCCAGATTGGCATAACTTAAATTGACATACCGCAAATCGGCATTATTAAGTACCGCATTCTGCAATAAGATTAATGTATCTTGATACTCATTTCTCCATTGATTCCAGCCATTTACTCCATTTAGTAGTAGTTGTAATTGTTGTATATCAGTCATGGTCTTATTTTAGAAGTATTTATTAGAAGTATTTATATTTCAATAAACCTAATGCGATCGCTATAGGGCTTTAATTTTTCTTGCGGTAAAATACTATATCAAGAGAAATATTTCTAGATTTGGTTGATCTATATTTTATATTATGAGTCAAACATCTCTTATTTCTTCTAATTCAGTTTGGAAGCGTCTTCGCAATCAAGAAATTGATTGCGATCTAGCCCTTGATCTATTGGTTGATAAACGTGGCGGATTGAGGATTGATTTACTAGATGAAGAGCTTAATTATCGATTTTTTCATTATTTTGATGATCGCAAATCCTTACCACCGATAATTCCTCTATTGCTATGGCATGGTTACTTTTATTTAGCTTCGCCACATTCATTAACCAGTGACGAAATCAAGCAAATGAGCAATGTTACGTTAACGGGCATCAAAAATATAACTATCTCTTCCGAAAGTTATTTATTATGGTTTCTTAGGCAAAATTTACCTGAGCCAAGTAATATTGCTTCACCAATTGTGAACCCACTCACAGGTGCAAATGAAGAAGCACACTTAGATGAAATTTCTGATATCTATTTATCTCAAGCCCTTGATCAAACTCATCGAATTAATGCTTTAATTTCGGTGGCGCTGCAACATCGCGCCAGTGATATTCATTTAGAGCCAACAGAGTTAGGGCTGCGCGTCCGCTATCGCATAGATGGCATTTTAAGAACTACACGAATTTTACCGCCTGAAGTCAGTCGTAAGACCATCGTTGCCCTCAAGGTGATGAGTAACATGAATATTGGCG
The Pseudanabaena sp. BC1403 genome window above contains:
- a CDS encoding YoaK family protein; the encoded protein is MTSAIPRSQFKFNLSAYLISDGPAGFLLSWVAGFVDTSAFIILFGLFTAHVTGNIALAGSSFVSADTETTITRLLMLPTFVLTVALTSLLARFSRRQQWCVFGVLLTAEAIALAVFLAMGMTLSPDLLFDVQEDLILPIGISGVIAMAIQNALMKEAKGVFKSYIPTTVMTGNTTQLTIDVVQFFIAKFASVQTELTQIEASESLERIGRFVPTIAGFALGGLLAACFVLVSESWWSLSLPLIIISILAIAAYVEHGRTPIT
- a CDS encoding pentapeptide repeat-containing protein, giving the protein MTDIQQLQLLLNGVNGWNQWRNEYQDTLILLQNAVLNNADLRYVNLSYANLEGADLYHANLIEARLEYANLTKASLNGAIATGSLIKINFSEANLYSAIFSFADLSYANLERANAISANFNSANLQGANFQNINASHAIFWKANLKGANLNNATFWGAKLYSTNLERSQLQNTDFSGADLSGANLQNADLSGADLRDANMSNVNLEGANLEGILWGKNISRYATNWSNAIGLMSAQNVPASLLL